A genome region from Trueperaceae bacterium includes the following:
- a CDS encoding glycosyltransferase produces MNSGEPPATPGVTVVTATVGRPEVLRAKATSLALQTLPRDRFEWRVAFDGVPDDLATRLEADLRAALPSDLSVAFVRTDGRGPGPARDAAAADARHAVLLLSDDDCLLD; encoded by the coding sequence GTGAATTCGGGAGAGCCCCCGGCTACGCCGGGCGTCACCGTCGTCACCGCGACGGTGGGGCGGCCCGAGGTGCTGCGCGCGAAGGCGACGAGCCTGGCGCTGCAGACGCTGCCCCGCGACCGGTTCGAGTGGCGCGTCGCCTTCGACGGCGTCCCGGACGACCTCGCGACGCGCCTCGAGGCGGACCTTCGCGCGGCGCTCCCGAGCGACCTGTCCGTCGCCTTCGTCCGGACCGACGGTCGGGGGCCCGGCCCGGCGCGCGACGCGGCCGCGGCCGACGCGCGCCACGCGGTCCTGCTGTTGTCGGACGACGACTGCCTCCTCGACC
- a CDS encoding aminodeoxychorismate/anthranilate synthase component II — MSGHDAGPTAPPGSVDVPPGGGAGAVRVLIVDNYDSFTYNLVQMLGELGADVTVWRNDAFDLEDVAREAFDAIVVSPGPGTPDDAGLSVDVVRRYGADVPTLGVCLGHQAIGVAYGAKVVPAPVIMHGKTSRVRHDGGTVFAGLGEDVDVTRYHSLVIEDLPSELRPTAWADDEGTATIMAVRHATDPVWGVQFHPESILTDEGRRMLQAFLDAARTR; from the coding sequence GTGAGCGGGCACGACGCCGGCCCGACGGCGCCCCCCGGATCGGTGGACGTCCCACCGGGCGGCGGGGCGGGGGCCGTGCGCGTGTTGATCGTCGACAACTACGATTCCTTCACGTACAACCTCGTGCAGATGCTCGGCGAGCTCGGGGCCGACGTCACCGTATGGCGCAACGACGCCTTCGATCTCGAGGACGTCGCGCGGGAAGCGTTCGACGCGATCGTCGTGTCGCCGGGCCCGGGCACGCCCGACGACGCCGGCCTCAGCGTCGACGTCGTGCGCCGCTACGGCGCCGACGTCCCCACCCTCGGGGTGTGCCTCGGGCACCAGGCGATCGGGGTCGCGTACGGCGCGAAGGTCGTGCCGGCGCCCGTCATCATGCACGGCAAGACCAGCCGCGTGCGGCACGACGGCGGCACCGTCTTCGCGGGCCTCGGGGAGGACGTCGACGTCACGCGCTACCACAGCCTCGTGATCGAGGACCTCCCCAGCGAACTGCGGCCGACCGCGTGGGCGGACGACGAGGGGACCGCCACGATCATGGCGGTCCGGCACGCCACCGACCCGGTGTGGGGCGTGCAGTTCCACCCGGAGAGCATCCTGACCGACGAGGGCCGCCGGATGCTGCAGGCGTTCCTGGACGCCGCGCGGACGCGGTGA